A window of the Bacteroides thetaiotaomicron VPI-5482 genome harbors these coding sequences:
- a CDS encoding Yip1 family protein: MKLISSPAKAWEEISMEEDRRKVFMAFVYPMIGLCGLSVFIGSLLTNGWGGPQSFQIAMTNCCAVAVALFGGYFLAAYAINEMGVRMFGMPANAPLTQQFAGYALVVPFLLQIVTGLLPDFRIIAWLFQFYIVYVVWEGAPILMQVEEKVRLKYTLFSSVLLILCPTVIQIVFSKLIAILN; encoded by the coding sequence ATGAAATTGATTTCCTCTCCGGCCAAGGCCTGGGAGGAAATTTCTATGGAAGAGGATAGGCGAAAAGTTTTTATGGCTTTTGTCTATCCTATGATTGGTTTATGCGGTTTGTCCGTCTTTATCGGCTCTTTGCTGACGAATGGATGGGGAGGACCGCAAAGTTTTCAAATAGCGATGACCAATTGTTGTGCCGTAGCTGTGGCATTGTTTGGTGGTTACTTTCTGGCGGCCTATGCAATTAACGAAATGGGAGTAAGAATGTTTGGGATGCCTGCCAATGCTCCGTTGACACAACAGTTTGCCGGATACGCACTTGTTGTTCCCTTCTTGCTTCAGATTGTGACCGGACTTTTACCTGATTTTAGAATTATTGCCTGGCTATTTCAGTTCTACATTGTCTATGTAGTATGGGAAGGAGCTCCCATATTGATGCAAGTGGAGGAAAAAGTACGATTGAAATACACCCTTTTCTCATCAGTTTTGTTAATACTATGTCCGACGGTGATTCAAATTGTATTTAGTAAGTTGATAGCCATACTTAATTAA
- the smpB gene encoding SsrA-binding protein has translation MKQPSVNIKNKRATFDYELMDTYTAGIVLTGTEIKSIRLGKASLVDTFCYFAKGELWVKNMHIAEYFYGSYNNHTARRDRKLLLNKKELEKIQRGMKDPGFTTVPVRLFINEKGLAKLVVALAKGKKQYDKRESIKEKDDRRDMARMFKR, from the coding sequence ATGAAACAACCTTCTGTAAATATCAAGAATAAACGTGCTACATTTGACTATGAGTTGATGGATACCTACACGGCAGGTATTGTATTGACAGGCACGGAAATTAAATCCATTCGTTTAGGAAAAGCAAGTCTGGTGGATACGTTTTGTTATTTTGCGAAAGGCGAATTATGGGTAAAGAATATGCATATCGCCGAGTACTTCTATGGTTCGTACAATAATCATACAGCTCGTAGAGACAGAAAGTTGTTGCTTAATAAGAAAGAATTGGAGAAAATTCAACGGGGAATGAAAGACCCCGGTTTTACTACCGTTCCTGTGCGTTTGTTTATCAACGAAAAAGGTTTGGCGAAACTGGTCGTTGCTTTGGCGAAAGGTAAAAAACAGTACGATAAACGGGAATCAATTAAAGAAAAAGATGACCGCAGAGACATGGCCCGAATGTTTAAGCGATAA
- the metH gene encoding methionine synthase produces MKKTISQIVSERILILDGAMGTMIQQYNLKEEDFRGERFAHIPGQLKGNNDLLCLTRPDVIQDIHRKYLEAGADIIETNTFSSTTVSMADYHVEEYVREINLAATRLARELADEYTAKSPDKPRFVAGSVGPTNKTCSMSPDVNNPAFRALSYDELAASYQQQMEAMLEGGVDAILIETIFDTLNAKAAIFAAGQAMKVTGIEVPVMLSVTVSDIGGRTLSGQTLEAFLASVQHANIFSVGLNCSFGARQLKPFLEQLASRAPYYISAYPNAGLPNSLGKYDQTPADMAHEVKEYIQEGLVNIIGGCCGTTDAYIAEYQTLIAGAKPHVPAPKPDCMWLSGLELLEVKPEINFVNIGERCNVAGSRKFLRLVNEKKYDEALSIARQQVEDGALVIDVNMDDGLLDARTEMTTFLNLIMSEPEIARVPVMIDSSKWEVIEAGLKCLQGKSIVNSISLKEGEEVFLEHARIIKQYGAATVVMAFDEKGQADTAARKIEVCERAYRLLVDKVGFNPHDIIFDPNVLAVATGIEEHNNYAVDFIEATGWIRKNLPGAHVSGGVSNLSFSFRGNNYIREAMHAVFLYHAIQQGMDMGIVNPGTSVLYSDIPADTLEKIEDVVLNRRPDAAERLIELAEALKETMGGTSGQAAVKQDAWREESVQERLKYALMKGIGDYLEQDLAEALPLYDKAVDVIEGPLMDGMNYVGELFGAGKMFLPQVVKTARTMKKAVAILQPIIESEKVEGSSSAGKVLLATVKGDVHDIGKNIVAVVMACNGYDIVDLGVMVPAETIVQRAIEEKVDMIGLSGLITPSLEEMTHVAAELEKAGLDIPLLIGGATTSKMHTALKIAPVYHAPVVHLKDASQNASVASRLLNSQMKAELINELDAEYQALREKSGLLRRETVSLEEAQKNKLNLF; encoded by the coding sequence ATGAAAAAGACAATTTCTCAGATTGTATCCGAGCGTATTCTGATTCTGGATGGCGCAATGGGCACAATGATCCAACAATATAATCTTAAAGAAGAAGATTTTCGTGGTGAACGTTTTGCGCATATTCCCGGTCAGTTGAAGGGGAATAATGATTTGTTGTGTCTGACTCGCCCCGATGTCATTCAAGATATCCATCGTAAATACCTGGAAGCAGGTGCGGATATTATCGAGACCAATACATTCAGTTCTACAACTGTCTCAATGGCGGATTATCATGTAGAAGAATATGTGCGCGAAATCAATCTTGCCGCTACCAGACTGGCACGTGAACTGGCGGACGAATATACGGCAAAGAGTCCGGATAAACCGCGTTTTGTTGCAGGCTCCGTTGGACCTACTAATAAAACCTGTTCTATGAGCCCGGATGTGAACAATCCGGCGTTTCGTGCCTTGTCTTATGACGAACTGGCTGCCTCTTACCAGCAGCAAATGGAAGCCATGCTGGAAGGTGGGGTGGATGCCATTCTTATCGAAACCATATTTGATACGCTGAATGCGAAAGCTGCCATCTTTGCAGCCGGACAGGCTATGAAGGTGACAGGAATAGAAGTCCCTGTTATGTTGTCTGTGACGGTATCCGATATCGGCGGACGTACATTGTCCGGACAGACTTTGGAAGCTTTCCTTGCTTCTGTGCAGCATGCCAATATATTTTCAGTCGGATTGAATTGCTCCTTTGGTGCCCGTCAGTTGAAGCCTTTTCTTGAACAGTTGGCTTCGCGTGCACCTTATTATATCAGTGCTTATCCTAATGCGGGCCTTCCGAATAGTCTGGGGAAATATGATCAGACTCCCGCAGATATGGCTCATGAAGTGAAGGAGTATATTCAGGAAGGATTGGTTAATATTATCGGTGGTTGTTGTGGTACGACAGATGCCTACATTGCAGAATATCAGACACTGATAGCAGGTGCCAAACCTCATGTTCCGGCACCCAAACCGGATTGTATGTGGCTTTCCGGACTCGAACTGCTGGAAGTGAAACCGGAAATCAACTTTGTGAATATAGGTGAGCGTTGCAACGTAGCAGGCTCACGCAAGTTTCTTCGTCTGGTTAATGAAAAGAAATATGATGAAGCCCTTTCCATAGCTCGTCAGCAAGTAGAAGACGGAGCTTTGGTTATTGACGTTAATATGGATGATGGTCTGCTGGATGCCCGGACTGAGATGACTACTTTTCTGAATCTCATCATGTCCGAACCGGAAATAGCCCGTGTACCTGTTATGATCGACTCTTCCAAATGGGAAGTGATCGAAGCCGGATTGAAATGCCTGCAAGGCAAATCAATCGTAAACTCGATCTCTCTGAAGGAAGGGGAGGAAGTATTTCTGGAGCATGCCCGGATCATCAAGCAATATGGAGCGGCAACTGTCGTGATGGCTTTTGATGAAAAAGGACAGGCGGATACTGCTGCCCGCAAGATAGAAGTGTGCGAACGTGCATATCGTCTGCTGGTTGATAAAGTTGGATTCAATCCTCATGATATTATTTTCGACCCGAATGTGCTTGCGGTGGCTACAGGAATCGAAGAGCATAACAATTACGCCGTAGACTTTATAGAAGCTACCGGATGGATCAGGAAGAATCTTCCCGGTGCACACGTCAGCGGCGGAGTGAGTAATCTTTCTTTCTCTTTCCGTGGCAATAATTATATTCGTGAAGCAATGCATGCGGTATTCCTTTATCATGCCATCCAGCAAGGGATGGATATGGGAATCGTCAATCCGGGAACTTCCGTACTCTACAGTGATATTCCTGCAGATACGCTGGAAAAGATAGAGGACGTTGTATTGAATCGTCGTCCCGATGCTGCCGAGCGTCTGATAGAACTGGCGGAAGCATTGAAAGAAACGATGGGCGGTACTTCCGGTCAGGCAGCTGTGAAGCAGGATGCATGGAGAGAAGAATCCGTACAAGAGCGTTTGAAATATGCTTTGATGAAAGGAATCGGTGATTATCTGGAACAGGATTTAGCGGAAGCTTTACCTTTATATGATAAAGCTGTAGATGTAATTGAAGGTCCGTTGATGGATGGAATGAATTATGTCGGCGAGCTTTTTGGCGCAGGAAAAATGTTCCTGCCTCAGGTCGTGAAGACTGCCCGTACTATGAAGAAAGCCGTAGCTATACTGCAACCGATCATTGAATCAGAAAAAGTGGAAGGATCATCTTCTGCCGGAAAAGTTCTGCTTGCCACCGTAAAAGGGGATGTGCACGACATCGGAAAAAATATAGTTGCCGTCGTAATGGCGTGCAACGGTTATGATATAGTTGACTTGGGAGTGATGGTTCCGGCAGAAACCATTGTTCAGCGTGCCATAGAAGAAAAAGTCGATATGATCGGTTTGAGTGGCTTGATCACACCTTCTCTGGAAGAAATGACTCATGTGGCTGCCGAACTGGAGAAAGCCGGACTGGATATTCCTCTGTTGATTGGCGGAGCCACTACTTCAAAGATGCATACGGCACTGAAAATCGCACCTGTATATCATGCGCCGGTTGTACATCTGAAAGATGCTTCTCAGAATGCCAGTGTTGCTTCCCGGCTGTTGAATTCGCAGATGAAAGCCGAACTGATTAATGAGTTAGATGCGGAATATCAGGCACTTCGTGAGAAGAGTGGACTATTACGCCGTGAAACAGTATCGTTGGAAGAAGCCCAGAAAAATAAGTTAAACCTATTTTAA
- a CDS encoding nitroreductase family protein: MKKIFSFLCMLMAMTAMISCSSSKEEKGTTGTGNAALDNIFERKSVRTYLNKGVEKEKIDLMLRAGMSAPSGKDVRPWEFVVVSDRAKLDSMAAALPYAKMLTQARNAIIVCGDSARSFYWYLDCSAAAQNILLAAESMGLGAVWTAAYPYEDRMEVVRKYTHLPENILPLCVIPFGYPATKEQPKQKYDEKKIHYNQY; the protein is encoded by the coding sequence ATGAAAAAGATTTTTTCTTTCTTGTGTATGCTCATGGCAATGACTGCTATGATCTCGTGTTCTTCCTCAAAAGAGGAAAAAGGAACAACCGGCACCGGAAATGCCGCTTTGGATAATATCTTTGAGCGTAAGAGCGTGCGTACTTACTTGAATAAAGGGGTAGAGAAAGAGAAAATTGATTTAATGCTTCGTGCAGGGATGTCTGCTCCATCGGGAAAGGATGTTCGTCCCTGGGAGTTTGTGGTTGTTTCCGACCGTGCGAAACTGGATTCGATGGCGGCGGCTCTTCCTTATGCCAAAATGTTGACACAAGCCCGTAATGCGATTATTGTCTGTGGTGATTCTGCCCGTTCTTTTTATTGGTATTTAGACTGTTCTGCTGCAGCACAGAATATTTTGCTGGCTGCTGAAAGTATGGGGCTGGGTGCTGTATGGACAGCTGCTTATCCGTATGAAGATCGTATGGAAGTCGTTCGCAAATATACCCACCTGCCCGAGAATATTCTTCCTCTTTGTGTCATTCCTTTCGGCTATCCTGCAACAAAAGAGCAGCCGAAACAGAAATATGACGAGAAAAAGATACATTATAATCAGTATTAG
- a CDS encoding symporter small accessory protein codes for MFGIDDPFIVLPYILSVICVIFAAWFGLKYWNKDDDKDETR; via the coding sequence ATGTTTGGAATAGATGACCCTTTTATAGTCTTGCCATATATCCTCTCAGTGATATGTGTGATTTTTGCTGCCTGGTTTGGGCTGAAATATTGGAATAAGGACGACGATAAAGACGAAACGCGATGA
- a CDS encoding sodium:solute symporter family protein, whose translation MNTFTLGLIVIAYLLSLAYLGFLGYKKTTNTSDYLVGGRQMNPIVMALSYGATFISASAIVGFGGVAAAFGMGIQWLCFLNMFVGVVIAFIFFGLRTRRMGAKLNVSTFPQLLGRHFRSRNIQVFIAAVIFIGMPLYAAVVMKGGAVFIEQIFQIDFNISLLIFTLVIAAYVIAGGMKGVMYTDALQAVIMFGCMLFLLFSLYQVLGMGFTEANKELTNIAPLVPEKFKALGHQGWTAMPVTGSPQWYSLVTSLILGVGIGCLAQPQLVVRFMTVESSKQLNRGVFIGCFFLIITVGAIYHAGALSNLFFLKTEGAVATEVIQDIDKIIPYFINKAMPDWFAALFMLCILSASMSTLSSQFHTMGASVGSDIYGTYKPRSRGKLTNVIRLGVLFSILVSYIICYMLPHDIIARGTSIFMGICAAAFLPAYFCALYWKKATKQGVMASLWVGTLGSAFALIFLHQKEAAAMGICKFLFGKDVLIETYPFPVIDPILFALPLSILAIVVVSLLTGRNK comes from the coding sequence ATGAATACATTTACTCTTGGCTTGATTGTGATAGCTTATCTGCTGTCATTGGCCTACCTCGGTTTTTTAGGATATAAGAAGACTACGAATACCAGTGATTATCTGGTTGGCGGACGTCAGATGAATCCGATAGTGATGGCGCTTTCTTATGGTGCTACGTTTATCTCTGCGTCTGCTATAGTTGGTTTTGGCGGAGTAGCGGCTGCTTTCGGTATGGGTATTCAGTGGCTGTGTTTCCTCAATATGTTTGTCGGGGTAGTTATCGCCTTCATATTCTTCGGTTTGCGTACCCGGCGCATGGGAGCAAAACTGAATGTCAGCACTTTTCCGCAGTTATTAGGCCGTCATTTTCGTTCCCGTAATATACAGGTGTTCATTGCAGCCGTCATATTTATAGGTATGCCGTTGTACGCTGCTGTGGTAATGAAAGGGGGCGCTGTATTTATTGAACAGATTTTTCAGATTGATTTTAATATATCTCTGCTGATATTTACGTTAGTCATTGCTGCGTATGTGATTGCGGGAGGAATGAAGGGGGTGATGTATACGGATGCTTTACAGGCAGTTATCATGTTTGGCTGTATGTTGTTCCTGTTGTTCTCTTTGTATCAGGTGCTTGGCATGGGTTTTACGGAAGCAAACAAGGAATTGACAAATATAGCCCCTCTGGTTCCGGAAAAGTTCAAGGCATTGGGGCATCAGGGATGGACCGCAATGCCTGTGACAGGTTCTCCACAGTGGTACTCATTGGTTACCTCTCTTATTTTGGGAGTAGGAATCGGTTGCCTTGCACAGCCTCAGTTGGTGGTACGTTTTATGACGGTAGAAAGTAGCAAACAGTTGAATCGTGGCGTATTTATCGGTTGTTTTTTCCTGATTATAACGGTAGGAGCTATCTATCATGCCGGTGCATTAAGCAATCTTTTCTTCTTGAAGACAGAAGGAGCCGTTGCTACGGAAGTGATACAGGATATTGATAAAATCATTCCTTATTTCATCAATAAAGCTATGCCGGACTGGTTTGCCGCTTTGTTTATGCTCTGTATCCTTTCTGCAAGTATGTCTACGCTTAGTTCTCAGTTCCACACAATGGGAGCATCGGTTGGTTCTGACATTTATGGTACTTATAAACCCCGTTCTCGTGGCAAATTGACAAATGTGATTCGTTTGGGAGTACTTTTCTCTATTTTGGTCAGCTATATTATTTGCTATATGCTGCCTCACGATATTATCGCCCGCGGAACTTCTATTTTCATGGGTATCTGTGCTGCTGCATTTCTTCCTGCCTACTTTTGTGCATTGTACTGGAAGAAAGCGACGAAACAGGGAGTTATGGCAAGTCTCTGGGTAGGAACTTTAGGCAGTGCTTTTGCACTAATATTCCTTCATCAGAAAGAAGCTGCCGCAATGGGAATATGTAAATTCCTGTTTGGCAAGGATGTATTGATTGAGACATATCCGTTTCCGGTAATTGACCCTATTCTCTTTGCATTACCATTGTCTATACTGGCTATTGTGGTGGTTAGCCTTTTGACGGGCAGAAACAAGTAG
- a CDS encoding transglycosylase SLT domain-containing protein, whose amino-acid sequence MSAKTLILPLFLILLCCVFGCRNKHHTEKNETAHDLPQIKDSGELVVLTLYSSTSYFIYRGQEMGFQYELSEQFAKSLGLKLRIEVARNVRELIQKLQSGEGDMIAYNLPITKEWKDSLLYCGEDIITHQVIVQQGNGKHKPLKDVTELIGKDIYVKPGKYYDRLVNLNNELGGGIHIHKITGDSVTAEDLITQVAQGKIPYTVADNDLAKLNKTYYPNLNIDLSISFDQRSSWAVRKDSPELAAAATNWHKENMTSPAYTASMKRYFENSKMMPHSPILSLKEGKISHYDDLFKKYAQEIGWDWRMLASLAYTESNFDTTAVSWAGAKGLMQLMPATARAMGVPAGKEQNPEESIKAAVKYIAATDRSFNMIPDKQERLNFILASYNAGLGHIYDAMALAKKYGKNNLVWKDNVENFILLKSNEEYFTDPVCKNGYFRGIETFNFVRDIQSRFESYKKKIK is encoded by the coding sequence ATGAGTGCCAAGACACTGATCCTCCCCTTGTTTCTTATACTTTTGTGCTGTGTATTCGGATGCCGGAACAAACATCATACCGAAAAGAATGAAACAGCACACGATCTTCCACAGATTAAAGACAGTGGAGAACTGGTTGTGCTGACACTCTATAGCTCTACTTCATATTTCATTTATCGCGGACAGGAAATGGGATTCCAATACGAACTCAGTGAACAGTTCGCTAAAAGTCTGGGACTGAAACTCAGAATCGAGGTAGCCAGAAATGTCCGTGAATTGATTCAGAAATTACAGTCAGGCGAAGGAGATATGATCGCCTACAACCTGCCGATTACCAAAGAATGGAAAGACAGCCTTTTGTATTGCGGAGAAGACATAATCACCCATCAGGTTATCGTCCAGCAAGGAAATGGAAAGCATAAACCATTGAAAGATGTAACGGAACTTATCGGCAAAGATATATATGTCAAACCAGGCAAATATTACGATCGCCTCGTGAATCTGAACAACGAACTGGGAGGTGGTATCCATATTCATAAGATAACGGGAGATAGCGTTACCGCGGAAGACTTAATCACCCAGGTAGCACAAGGTAAGATTCCCTATACCGTAGCCGATAATGATTTAGCCAAACTGAATAAAACTTACTATCCCAATCTGAATATCGATCTTTCTATCAGTTTTGACCAGCGTTCTTCATGGGCTGTACGAAAAGACAGTCCCGAACTGGCAGCCGCCGCCACAAACTGGCATAAAGAAAATATGACCTCTCCTGCCTATACGGCAAGTATGAAGCGTTACTTCGAGAATAGTAAAATGATGCCACACTCCCCCATCCTTTCACTTAAAGAAGGAAAAATATCACATTACGACGATTTATTCAAGAAATACGCCCAAGAGATCGGATGGGACTGGCGAATGCTGGCATCCCTCGCCTATACAGAATCAAACTTTGACACAACAGCCGTATCTTGGGCAGGAGCCAAAGGATTGATGCAATTGATGCCTGCCACTGCACGCGCAATGGGCGTACCCGCAGGTAAAGAACAAAACCCGGAAGAAAGTATAAAAGCAGCCGTTAAATACATTGCCGCCACAGACCGAAGTTTCAATATGATCCCTGACAAACAGGAACGGCTCAACTTCATACTGGCTTCTTACAATGCCGGCCTAGGACATATCTACGACGCCATGGCATTAGCAAAAAAATACGGAAAGAATAACCTCGTATGGAAAGACAACGTCGAAAACTTCATCCTGCTCAAAAGCAATGAGGAATACTTCACCGATCCTGTTTGTAAAAATGGATATTTCCGTGGCATAGAAACGTTCAACTTCGTACGTGATATTCAGTCCCGGTTCGAATCGTACAAAAAAAAGATAAAATAA
- the udk gene encoding uridine kinase, with amino-acid sequence MLIIGIAGGTGSGKTTVVRKMIESLPVGEVVLLPQDSYYKDSSHVPVEERQNINFDHPDAFEWSLLSKHVMMLKEGKSIEQPTYSYLTCTRQPETIHIEPREVVIIEGILALCDKKLRNMMDLKIFVDADPDERLIRVIQRDVIERGRTAEAVMERYTRVLKPMHLQFIEPCKRYADLIVPEGGSNAVAIDILTMYIKKHLKNEE; translated from the coding sequence ATGTTAATAATAGGAATAGCAGGTGGAACGGGCTCCGGAAAAACCACCGTCGTACGAAAAATGATAGAAAGCCTCCCCGTTGGAGAAGTAGTACTATTACCTCAGGATTCATACTACAAAGACAGTAGTCACGTGCCGGTTGAAGAACGTCAGAATATCAACTTTGACCATCCGGATGCTTTTGAATGGAGCTTGCTTTCCAAACATGTGATGATGCTGAAAGAAGGAAAAAGCATCGAGCAGCCGACCTATTCTTATCTGACTTGTACCCGCCAACCGGAAACCATCCACATCGAGCCTCGTGAAGTCGTCATTATTGAAGGTATCCTTGCCTTGTGCGACAAGAAGCTACGCAATATGATGGATCTAAAGATATTTGTAGATGCCGATCCCGATGAACGCCTGATACGTGTCATCCAAAGGGATGTCATCGAAAGAGGACGGACAGCGGAAGCTGTCATGGAACGCTATACCCGTGTTCTGAAACCGATGCACCTGCAATTCATAGAACCCTGCAAACGCTATGCGGACCTTATCGTTCCAGAAGGCGGCAGCAATGCAGTAGCTATCGATATATTAACAATGTATATCAAGAAACATTTGAAAAATGAAGAATGA
- a CDS encoding Dabb family protein, with product MVKHIVLFKLKDEVPEAEKLVVMNKFKEAIEALPAKISVIRKIEVGLNMNPGEAWHIALYSEFDTLEDVKFYATHPDHVAAGKIIAEAKDSRACVDYEL from the coding sequence ATGGTGAAACACATTGTATTATTTAAGTTAAAAGACGAAGTTCCCGAAGCGGAGAAACTCGTAGTGATGAATAAATTTAAGGAAGCTATCGAAGCGCTCCCCGCTAAGATTTCAGTGATCCGTAAGATTGAAGTCGGACTGAATATGAATCCGGGAGAGGCTTGGCATATAGCTCTCTATAGCGAATTTGACACGCTGGAGGATGTGAAGTTCTATGCAACACACCCTGATCATGTGGCAGCCGGAAAGATTATAGCTGAAGCAAAGGACAGTCGTGCATGCGTGGATTATGAATTATAA
- a CDS encoding protein-disulfide reductase DsbD family protein: MRKLISFLLLSFVAYTLQAQIKDPVKFKTELNSLSDTEAEIVFTAAIDKGWHVYSTDLGDGGPISATFNVEKKSGVELVGKLKPVGKEIATFDKLFEMKVRYFENTAKFVQKVKLTGGAYAIEGYLEYGACDDESCLPPTEVPFKFSGEAKAGTTATPVAKVDKPETKEAEEVTAPAASKDSAAMMELVPASATDANADIQPAVASGDLWRPVISELQALGEEHTQGDMSWIYIFVTGFLGGLLALFTPCVWPIIPMTVSFFLKRSKDKKKGIRDAWTYGASIVVIYVALGLAITLIFGASALNALSTNAVFNILFFLMLVIFAASFFGAFEIRLPSKWGNAVDSKAESTTGLLSIFLMAFTLSLVSFSCTGPIIGFLLVQVSTTGSVVAPAIGMLGFAIALALPFTLFALFPSWLKSMPKSGGWMNVIKVTLGFLELAFALKFLSVADLAYGWRLLDRETFLALWIVIFALLGFYLLGKIKFPHDDDDNKVGVTRFFMALISLAFAVYMVPGLWGAPLKAVSAFAPPMHTQDFNLYKNEVHAKFDDYDLGMEYARLNGKPVMLDFTGYGCVNCRKMEAAVWTDPKVSDLINNDYVLITLYVDNKTPLTEPVKIVENGKERTLRTVGDKWSYLQRVKFGANAQPFYVLLDNQGSPLNKSYAYDEDIPKYIEFLQTGLENYRKEK, encoded by the coding sequence ATGAGAAAATTAATTTCTTTTCTGCTTTTAAGCTTTGTAGCCTATACATTGCAGGCGCAGATTAAAGATCCGGTAAAGTTTAAAACAGAACTGAACTCTCTTTCTGATACAGAAGCGGAGATCGTGTTTACAGCTGCCATTGACAAAGGGTGGCATGTTTATTCTACCGATCTTGGAGACGGAGGACCTATTTCTGCCACATTTAATGTGGAGAAGAAGTCCGGTGTAGAACTGGTTGGTAAATTGAAGCCTGTCGGCAAGGAAATAGCTACTTTCGACAAACTGTTCGAAATGAAAGTGCGCTATTTCGAGAATACTGCCAAATTCGTGCAGAAAGTGAAGCTGACTGGTGGAGCTTATGCGATAGAAGGTTATCTGGAATATGGAGCCTGCGACGATGAGAGTTGTCTGCCTCCGACAGAAGTTCCTTTTAAGTTTTCGGGTGAAGCAAAGGCCGGAACTACGGCTACTCCTGTAGCCAAAGTTGATAAGCCGGAGACAAAAGAGGCGGAAGAGGTAACTGCTCCTGCTGCGTCCAAAGACTCTGCTGCGATGATGGAACTGGTTCCTGCTTCTGCTACGGATGCAAATGCCGATATTCAACCAGCAGTAGCTTCCGGTGACCTTTGGCGTCCGGTAATCAGTGAATTGCAGGCACTGGGCGAGGAACATACTCAGGGAGATATGTCCTGGATTTATATTTTCGTGACAGGTTTCCTGGGTGGATTGCTGGCTTTGTTCACTCCTTGTGTGTGGCCTATTATCCCGATGACAGTCAGTTTCTTTCTGAAACGTAGCAAAGATAAGAAGAAAGGTATTCGTGATGCGTGGACTTATGGTGCTTCCATTGTCGTTATTTATGTGGCATTAGGATTGGCTATTACACTGATATTTGGTGCCAGTGCGCTCAATGCTTTATCGACGAATGCTGTCTTTAATATCCTTTTCTTCCTGATGCTGGTAATCTTTGCCGCTTCATTTTTTGGAGCGTTTGAGATTAGATTACCGTCAAAGTGGGGCAATGCGGTAGATAGTAAAGCGGAATCGACTACCGGTCTGCTGAGTATCTTCCTGATGGCATTTACACTTTCACTGGTATCTTTCTCTTGTACAGGTCCGATTATCGGATTCCTGCTGGTACAGGTTTCTACTACAGGAAGCGTGGTGGCCCCGGCTATCGGTATGTTGGGTTTTGCCATTGCATTGGCATTGCCGTTCACACTCTTTGCTCTGTTCCCGTCATGGCTGAAGTCTATGCCGAAGTCGGGCGGATGGATGAATGTGATCAAAGTGACGTTAGGATTTCTGGAACTGGCATTTGCGCTTAAATTCCTGTCGGTTGCCGATCTGGCTTATGGCTGGAGATTACTCGACCGTGAAACCTTCCTCGCTCTGTGGATTGTCATCTTTGCATTGCTGGGTTTCTATTTGCTTGGTAAAATCAAGTTTCCGCATGACGATGATGACAATAAGGTGGGAGTGACTCGTTTCTTTATGGCACTTATTTCTCTGGCGTTTGCCGTATATATGGTTCCCGGTTTGTGGGGAGCTCCGTTAAAAGCCGTAAGTGCTTTTGCGCCTCCTATGCATACGCAAGACTTTAATCTGTATAAGAATGAAGTACATGCGAAATTCGATGACTACGATCTGGGTATGGAGTATGCACGTCTGAATGGCAAACCAGTGATGCTTGACTTTACAGGCTATGGATGCGTGAACTGTCGTAAGATGGAAGCCGCTGTATGGACGGACCCGAAAGTGAGTGATCTGATTAATAATGATTATGTGCTGATTACTCTGTATGTGGATAATAAAACTCCGTTGACCGAACCTGTGAAAATCGTAGAGAACGGTAAGGAACGTACTTTGCGTACAGTCGGTGATAAGTGGAGCTATCTGCAACGTGTGAAGTTTGGTGCTAATGCACAGCCTTTCTATGTATTGCTGGATAATCAGGGAAGTCCTTTGAATAAGTCTTATGCTTACGATGAAGACATTCCCAAATATATTGAATTCCTGCAAACTGGACTGGAGAATTATCGGAAGGAAAAATAA